The sequence AGGTGCCTCGACCGCGGGATACACGAAGTGGGTCTGGGCCGCGGCCGCACGGGCCTCGTGGACGATCGCATCGACGGCCGCGAGCTGGTCGGGTGGCGGCGCCAACGCGGGTGCGAGCACCAAGCCCCACACCGCTGCGCCACCGACCACCAGCGCCACCGAGGCGGCCACGGCTCGCCACCGTCGCGCGCGTCGATCGTGCTGCAGGGCGTCGATGATCGCGTGCATCGACTCGAAGCGCTGCGCGGGGTCGGCCGCGATCGCGCGCAAGGCCACCCGCCGTAGCCACGCGGGTGTCCGACCGACGACGGTGGCGGTGATGGTCCCGCTCGCGGCCGCGGCATGCAGCTGCTCGCTGGTGTCGCCAGCAAACGGCCGCACGCCATGCAGCGCCTCGAACAACGCCACGCCGAAGCCGAACTGATCGGCTCGCGCGTCGACGCGGGCACCGCGATGCTGCTCCGGAGACATGTACGCGGGCGTGCCGATCGCGATGCCCGAACGCGTGAGCGAGGCCTCGAGCGTCGACGCATGCAGCGGCGGCGCCCCGCGATCGCCTGCGCCATCATCATGGGAGCCGAACGCCCGCGCGAGCCCGAAGTCGGCGATCTGCACCCGCTCGTCGTGGCCGATCAGGATGTTGCTGGGCTTGACGTCGCGGTGCACCAGCCCTGCGTCGTGCACGGCCGCGAGACCCCGCGCGGCCGCGAGGAAGATGTCACGCACCTGCGACCAGCTACGCGGCTCGGCCAGCAGCCACTCGCGCAACGTGCTGCCCTCGACCAGCTCCATCGCGATGAACACCTGCGAGCCGACCACCCCGACGTCGTAGACCGCGACCACGTTCGGGTGGCGGAGCTTGGCCAGCGCCTGCGCCTCGCGGACCAAGCGCGAGCGCAGCTCGTCGCCCGCGGCGGCGCCATGAGTGATCAGCTTGATCGCGATGCGGCGATCGAGCTCGGGATCGTAGGCCGCGTAGACCCGGCCCAGCCCCCCCTCGCCGACCAGCTCCAGCACGAGATGGCGGCCGAGCGTCGACCCCCGCGCCACCGCGGCGTCGCCCGCAGTCGCACGCCCCGACATCCCTGTGGCCTCGAGTCGCGCAGCCTCTGCCACCAGGCCCACGCACACCTCGCAGCCGTCGACGTGCGCGGCGATCCGTTGGCGCATCGCTGCACCCGCGTGCCCCTGCGCGTAGGCAACGATCTCGTCGGCGTCGGGGCAGATCATCGACACCCCATCGACATGGTAGCCTGAGGCCGCAGCGCTGGGCATCGCGTGTGCGCTCGGCCTCGTCCCCTCGCTCTCGACCCATGCGAAGGCATCGACATCTCCGGGGTGCCATCGCCGGGACCGTCGGAGTCGCCTTGTCGCTGTGGTCGCCGCCCGCACGCGCAGCCTCGCCACCGGCGAGGGAGTCCGTGGGAGCACTCCCGCTCGTCATCGATGGTGAGCTCGCACCGAGCTGGCGGACCCGTCTCGTGCAGCGCCTGCACGAGGGCCTGGCACGTGGCAGCCGGACGGTGGTCGAGCTCGACGAGGCGCAGTGCGATGCGACCTGCATGGCCGAGCTCGCCGGGGAGACTGGCGCGCGCTGGATGGTCCGCGCGCGTGTGCAGGTGCGCGGCCGTGACTTCGATGTCGCGCTCGAGCTGGTCGATGCGAGCTCGGGTGCGATCGTCACGCGCAGCGCCGGCACCTGCGAGGTCTGTGCGGTCGAAGAGGTCGGCGACATGTTGGCCGATCGTGCGGGCGTGCTCGACCGCAAGCTCGACGCGCTCGCGCGTGCACCGGCGGTGGTGCGATTCGAGAGCCGACCGGCCGCGGCGGCGCTGCAGCTCGACGGCGCGCCGCTGGGCGCCGCACCACTGGAGCGCTCGGTCGCCGACGGTCGGCACCGCGTTCGTGCCGAGCTGCGCGGCTACGTCCCGATCGAGGTCCAGTTCGACGCGATCGCGGGTACGCACGACACCGTCTCGCTCGAGCTCTCGCCCGCGCCGCGACCGAACCGCCGCCGGTCGATCGCCGGCGCGGTCACGCTGAGCGCCGGCGTCGTGGCGCTCGCCGTCGGGGCACCACTGCTGGCGTTGCACGGTCGGCCCTACCGCGGCCGCTGCTCCGGCGGCGATGTCGACGACGACGGTGACTGCCGCTTCCGCTACGACACGCGCACCGGCGGCGCCA is a genomic window of Deltaproteobacteria bacterium containing:
- a CDS encoding protein kinase is translated as MSMICPDADEIVAYAQGHAGAAMRQRIAAHVDGCEVCVGLVAEAARLEATGMSGRATAGDAAVARGSTLGRHLVLELVGEGGLGRVYAAYDPELDRRIAIKLITHGAAAGDELRSRLVREAQALAKLRHPNVVAVYDVGVVGSQVFIAMELVEGSTLREWLLAEPRSWSQVRDIFLAAARGLAAVHDAGLVHRDVKPSNILIGHDERVQIADFGLARAFGSHDDGAGDRGAPPLHASTLEASLTRSGIAIGTPAYMSPEQHRGARVDARADQFGFGVALFEALHGVRPFAGDTSEQLHAAAASGTITATVVGRTPAWLRRVALRAIAADPAQRFESMHAIIDALQHDRRARRWRAVAASVALVVGGAAVWGLVLAPALAPPPDQLAAVDAIVHEARAAAAQTHFVYPAVEAPAQPTAYTKVLELEAQQGAVGAIADERAAVLRDEFADTLVRLGDRFWEIDGGRPFAAEYYAAALVFADDHPRALARAGVSIAAVVALRERAAGPSFEAPELRAVAPVLALADDDAEARDQRIELAYAGDPEPPAAITSALERVLGDPGRAAVARGRGRRTQLADASVPPVRPTLAQVDAEAHRAPPSDASSIAAPVRPAAPEPVRPSPRSAGGDNVRVGRDALRRGDLEQAAAAFHRALAVDRDDVRALTGLAEVSFQRRAYESAAELLERASAVAPRDAAIHLDLGDVYFKVLRYDDARAQYERARELGHADAARRLVRLDQRLGADR
- a CDS encoding PEGA domain-containing protein, which gives rise to MGALPLVIDGELAPSWRTRLVQRLHEGLARGSRTVVELDEAQCDATCMAELAGETGARWMVRARVQVRGRDFDVALELVDASSGAIVTRSAGTCEVCAVEEVGDMLADRAGVLDRKLDALARAPAVVRFESRPAAAALQLDGAPLGAAPLERSVADGRHRVRAELRGYVPIEVQFDAIAGTHDTVSLELSPAPRPNRRRSIAGAVTLSAGVVALAVGAPLLALHGRPYRGRCSGGDVDDDGDCRFRYDTRTGGAIAVALGVAAIAGGIALLVRARRPHARSAGARLQGGALAF